Part of the Arachis hypogaea cultivar Tifrunner chromosome 6, arahy.Tifrunner.gnm2.J5K5, whole genome shotgun sequence genome, TTATGCAATTTACTGATCCAAACTTTCACTCAAACAATGTGTTTCACTATATTTATATCATTTAGGAGTTATAAGAATGCTGCAACAGAGAAAGAGGTACAAAATTACTATCCATATGGtttaaattatgtttttcttGTATAGATATTAGATAATGAAAGGAATTCTTTTGAGCAATAAGAGAAATTCTTTTGCCAAATAATTATTAAAGGAATGACACAACTAAAATTGACACTTAATTGCTACATAACCCACCGGACGAGGAAGCAGTCCTTTGGCTCTGCGTTTAATATTTACATCGGCTGCTAATTCCTTTGCTAACCGGCCTAGCTTCATTGTACCCTTTGCAGTACATACAACACAGAATTAAGTATGTGGCATGTGAAACTTCCTAACAAGACATCAACAgctaaaaagaaattaatttatataCCATTCCAAGTTGCCCGTTGGAGAAGACCACCTTTGTGCCTTGCTTAGCAAAATAAGCTGCCCAAGCATTACGATCGGCAGTTGATATCATGTCTTCTCTATTAAGAACCAAAATTCTCCTTCTATTACCAAGCCATAGATCCATCTATACAAGAAGAGCGATAGCGAGGTCAAGAGTTTACATGTGTTATCTTTATCACAGTGCCAAATGACTAGATTTTCCATTGGTTGTAGGAGTGTCACCAATATTCTATGCCCCCATTAAGAAGCACAAAGAATCCATGAAAAATGGCTGGCACCTTGTGATAAAACTACTTTCCAGATAAAGAGGCTACAATcgacaacaataataattaaaaaaaaaagagcagcCTGATGCTCAAGATTCCCACATTGTGCAGGGTATGGGCAAGGTCTACACCCAACCGGTGTTAATCTAGATGACTTAACATGATATATACATCCATGACTGATTTTGCAGTTTGGACCAGTACTAATCTAGACAGGCATAACATGATATATACAACAGTGACTTATTTCGTTCGAACAAATAGCCTTGAAGTTACGTGGAGATAACTCAAGCATTGCTCCAAAGCTGGTCTATTGATCAACAATATAGAATCCCCCAACCAAAACAAACAAACTAACTTGCCTGTGGATGAGTTGTGGACATTGGAATTCTGCCATCTCGCACCTCAATGACAACATCCATCAACCTAAGCTGCTCCTTGAGTTCTTTCTCTGCTTTTGCAATATGACCAGGAAACCACTGCCCAATTAACCCTCCACATACAATTAGCTACAGTAACTAAGCTTATACATAGGGCAACatgaattcaaaataataatacctGCACAGGGCGCAATGCCTTTGTCCAGTAATAAAGATCATTGTCAAGATCACTCCAATAATCATTATCTCCTTGGAAGCCATCAAATACGTTGCTATTCACATTGACATTGCCATATCCATCATGGCCTTTCACACCAACAATCTGCAAATTTTACATCACAATTAAAACTATTCAAGAACACGTTCTAGAATCTAGATAATTCCAAAAGAATACGGCAGTGTTTGTTTGGCGATAAATATTAGAACTTCAACGAAAAGGGTTGGTTTCTTACCTGAACGGTAGGAGAATGGGAAGAGAGGTTGGGTGTGGCAGAGAGAGCTGATGGGGAAGACCTCCCTCCTCCACCTCCGCCGCTGGGAAGAAAGAGAGAAGGTGTGACTGCCGGAAAGTTGTGAAGCCATAAACTTGAAAGCTGAACACTCATAACTATGCTGCTGCTCATTTCTCAGCTGGATCAGTAACAACCACAACACAATTTTAGATAATTCTATAGGAAAATGGAAAATATCtccttttaaaaataaagaaaaaagaatactgcaatttttttctctaatatttttcatttgtaatttaataagaaaaattacacTGCGCATTAAAAAGGGGAAAATTCtcaaaaccgaaaaaaaaaaataaaaatgtggtAAAAACGTGTTGGACAAGTGTGTCTCTTCAGAATATACATAGTTTTGGTTTCATTTAGAACATGCTTTTATGACACTGCAGAATTCTAGAGAAGCTTGCACTCCAAGTGTTTAATGGAAATGTTCAACAACATTCCAGGTCTTGGCAGATTTTAGGAAAGGTAAATTCGGTTGGACTGCAATGGAGATGCCTTTGAGATGATAGAATGATGGATGTTGTGGTGAGGTGATAGATATGAGCTTAGATGCATGATTATATAGTGTAGTGAGGTGAATTTTTGTCTCTGTTGTTAACATGAGATTATACAATGCTCCCCCTGTGAATTTGTctccaagaaaaattataatattcATGAATTCACAAAATGTTTACTCTAGGGAACCAGAGAGCATACATACTGGACTAGGCAAGTAATGCTTAACTACATTGAATAAATTTGCATGGCCTTGACATGACTTTGACTAATAACACACATACAAATATGCATTGAAAAAGTACAAAATTTCAATAAACATTACTAAACAGAGGCAAGAAAGAACAATCatcattcagcaacaaacattaCAAACAGCAACAAGTAATCACACTATTACcaaattcaaaaagaatgaaaaccAGATAACCCCAATCATAAACACcattacaaaattaaataaaaaatcaaccaaaaatcaccttgcaaatcaaaaactcaatctcttgaactcaataattacatcagttatccaactaaataattgcatcacagttatcataaactgatttcaaAGCCTAGAAGCAGAGTGAAATTGCATCACAGTtatcataaactgatttcaaagcctagaagcagagtgaaattaaaaacatgaagcatataataaatcaaaagatcaccaattgcaaattttttaataagaacagaagttaagaacaatgaaaaatgaaaaaagattcaacagttttcaacccaattttaataaagctcatcacaatgattaacaacaacaaaaagtaCTGAAGGAACGGTGAATCAGTAACAGgcagtgcaaatttaaaatttaaaagttatcaatttaaaatttatcatcaaatacaatcagtgagcaaagccaatcaaCCAAGCACTGACTAAGTATTCTGTTCTGATTCTGTGACTGGgaagcaacaaattcagcaacaaattcaagttacagcaacaaatttaacaaatccaAGTAAAGTCCCGATTTACAGCAACATTTAGATTAGTAAAAAGGCAAATTTGATTAGCAATTCAGCAACATGCAAAAATACAGGGAGAAGGAAAAtctgaaaaagagagaacagggAAGGATGGTGCAGGGACTCACCAACAGTCGACGGCGAGTCGGCGACCACCCCACGGAAGGAGACAAAGCAAGAGACAACCCCACGAGTTGCTTCTGCCGCCGGCGACGAGACAGACGAACCACGAGATGCCAGTGACTGAGACGAGACTCGAGTGAGACTGGGAGGCAGAATCGAGCAGAGACAACCACAGACGACGAGCAGCAACCAACACGCACAGCTCGAGCACTCACTGGCGGAGGGAGGTGCGAGCAGCCGAGCACAGAGGAGAACGGCGAGATGCGAGCACCCGACGTGGAGGATCCGGCGAGAGGCCCGAGAGCACGAAGAcggaagttcttgagtgcgaTGGACGGCGGCAGCAGTCTCTCACTCCGACAGACGGCGACAACTATTGGTGGAGGCTAGAGTTTGCTTTCTTTGGTGGAGGCTAGGGCAGTTTGCTCTTTGCTGAAGGAAGGAGTTGGAGAAGGGGGGAATGGGGGATAACGCGTGCAAGTTTTCCCTTTCATGGGGGATAACGACCTCGTTTTCTGTAAACCGACCGGGTTCCGGTCCGCTTGAAGGTAACCGGCCGGTTCATCGATTTTTAAACGGTTTTTTATTTTGCGGTTTTACACACTGGATTGGACCTTTTTGCCGGTTTTCGGTTAAATCGATTCGACCGGCCGGTCCGATCCGGTTTTCAAAACATTTCATACAAGACATatcttttttgttcttttataATTTACATTTTCCAAAAAGAAATATCCGAAGTTTTAAAACATTTTAGAACGCTAGAAGATCTATGATTCACATATAAGATGGTCTGTCTTATATTTACATTTAAAACGTTTATAATAGCAAATTCAACGAAATAGTCTTTCTTATATGATTCACACATCCCACGTGTACTTATCAATTATACTGAGCAACATAATGGCAATAAGTTTTCTCTGTTTTTAGACCTTCCAACCTAATTTTCGCATAATTGTTAGTAGTTGTTCATAATTATCTTAAGCTTTTCCTATTTTTCTTCTAAGTAGGAGTTTATGCGCCCTCAAAATTGTTGAAGCAAGCCGGATCACAATGTTTATCCGGAATCATCCTCAACTTGTAAGTAATGATTATCTACTTAACCATTTTGGAATCACGGCTAAGCTGCTAATTTGGGATTTTAATTAAGAGTTAGCACCGCCAGAATATGCCCAAGCTCTTCCACTTATTTTGATTCAGGATAAGAAAAATTTAGGACACAGTAAAGagtaaatagatttttttttcttttttataaataacCATCTTGAAGCTCTCAAGGTCCTCATGCAAAACATATATTAGGCATTGATGTAACATctgaaataatattatggaagAAGGACACCCTGCATACGCTGATACACAGAAGCATAAGAATAAAGCagcttatttaattatatatgctGCTAACATTCCAAGATTTTAgatcttacattatttatttgtGACTCTTTGACACGAGAGAAGGTATACTCTGTTCATACCTGAAGAAATTAAGAGGATCAACCTTGAAATACTTCTCACCCCAAACGCTAGCTTACTTATAGCTTGAGTAGCCATTAATGTTATTGACCCCAATGTCAAGGTCTCTTTAGTTGACATATGAAGCTCTAGGAGACTTTGAATAAGCTTAGTAGCCATTATGTCCTCATGAATTTTACTTGCCACAAGGTGCCACTTATAAATAAGCTTAGTTGCATTCTGTTCCAATGTTCTTTTAACTCTGAATACTGTTACGGTTGATGGAACTGCAACTAGTTTGACCTTCCATGCTAGAATGACTCCAAAGCTTGCTCCACCACCACCTCTAATGGCCGAGAAAAGGCCCTCACTCATAGCTTTTCTGTCAAGAAGCCTTCCCTTCACATCAATCATGTGGGCATCAACTATGTTATCAGCAGCAAGGCCATCAAGAATCCATAGCCACCGCTACTGAAGTGTCCACCAACTCCTACAGAGGGGCATACAATATACCGGGTCCAAACAAGATAAAAATCGGGCTTTTAAaactttaacaataatttataaaaatatttatttatacaaatacttatttataaagaagaaaatTGTTATCGAGAAGTTGATATTCCGATAAATCATTTGATGAATGTGCTAAGGGAGTGCTGAATGTGCTATCTTCCGCAGTCCAGATGATGATTTGCGTTGCTAAATCATTTGATGCTCCGATAAAGGTTAAAGTCTTATCTAAGTGAATTGGATTTGTTTTCTCCTCCTTTATATGAAGTTAAATAATATACCTTATAcaatatgtaacaccctaaattAATATTCTACCTTTAAAGGTCTTTAAGTAGGGTGTCACACTTAATATGAAAAGGCAAAGATAACTAAATCGTTAGGTAAGAAGAGAAGGAAAATACGTGCGAAACTTTGGGTGGAAATTGAGTAGTACTAAAAGGATGAAattgaacaaaactcaaagaggtTCAAGCAAACATAAAAGAATTCCCATGAACACGGTTCTAAAGGAGATAGTGCTTAAAGGTAACTATGACGAAAAGGAAACTAACGCATCCTAACTAGTTTCATCGAAGAGACTTCCATCCTTGTGTCATGTCCTATCCTTGGCTCGGGTTGTCGGATTCCTCTTCCTCAGTTTCGGAGTCAGACTCGAGGTGTACCACCTTAGATGACCGCTTCTTAGATGCTGAAGCATTCCTATTTAGGAAGGTTACGACGGGCAATTGGGGTTCTTCTACGAACTCTCGATctaagtagatagtttggagcacggtagtagtggtcgcAACTATCCACGCGTGCTTCGAGGGGTCATACTCAGAAGTTACCTTCGGGGGACACTGCGTCGTCTATATTCGCtgtgccatgttcctctggagacagtatgggaaaagaaagggagtgagaacctaacgtctcagtaggagtgctatgcaaCACCTCCATATCCATCTCCAGCCCACGTGCGGGATTTTTAAAAAGAGCGTATAACGTGGCATGTAATATGTATATTTCTTGTAAAACATGTGTGCAAAAAGGAAAGCATATAGGAAAATAGAAGGATAACATCTTAAGtaacataatcataattaaatctaaagaaaaaaacataaacatcaaactttcattcatgctttcttctttcttaacttttaacttttatggaaggtattgagctcaaaccggtataaatgagagtctccttcccttaccgaaggttcttatctcgAGTGTCTTGgtgatcaccttcccttaccgaaggatcatctcgatcgatcaccctcccttaccgagggatcatctcgatatcttgtctttgggggtcaccttcccttaccgaaggatcactccctcagttcaatttacaatcaaggttatttagacatacacaagaaaagagttatatcaacaaagatatcttattatataacATTGATGGGAGtttccttcccttaccgaaggttccaaaaggtttgccgatcaccttcccttactgaaggatcatctcgattcgatcaccttcccttaccgaaggatcatctcgattatcttgtctttgggggtcaccttcccttaccgaaggatcattccctcagttcaatttacactTAGGTTGTTTAAACATACACGAGAGAGAAATCATATAAGAAAAGATCATGGAAGAAAAGGAACAATTGTGATAATAAAGGGATATATGAAAATCATGAGACTCTAGCATGTGTATAGATTTTCTAATTAAAAGATCTTGGTAATATAATAGCATGGATTGAAAGAGGTCATATCAAAGTGCAGAAAATAGGACATTTTAAATAATTgcacaaaatattaaagaaattatGTATTCTCGATCCTAAAGGAGTAATATAATGGTGCAACGATCATATAATAAGAATAGAGtatattatatatttgaataaaacATTTAAGAAAAGCATGTACTCTTTTTTGAAGGAGTAATAATAATGATATGCACGTAATAGAATagggtacattaaatatttgaataaaatatttaagaaagcatgtactcttggctttaaaggagtaataataacataataatataacAGGTCACATAGATGCACATAACAGAATAGGGTATATTTAAATATtcgaataaaatatttaagaaaacATGTATTCTTGACTTTAAAGGAGTAATAATGACATAATGATATGCACATAGTAGAATAGGATATATTAGatgtttgaataaaatatttaagaaagcaTGTACTCTTTTTAACTCAtggaaatattaatattaatctaATGGTAtgaaagtcaatataatttcatgTAATAAAATGAGAGATATTAATTAGctgaataaaacaattataaagaaACATGTACTCTTGACCCTAAGAAGATATTAATGATATAATGTACAAAATATAATCTAAGTGCATATTGTAAGAAAGTGGGTATTTGAAATACTTGGATTAGATATTATAAGAAGCATGTACCCTTTGATCTTTAGAATAAAGAGCaataataacataatgatataaggggtcatttagttgcatataataaaatagggttcTTTGAACAAGTTACAAAAAGGAGTatgtactctcaacattaaaGGAATAATAATGATGTAACGGTATCAAAGGTCATGTAAGAGCACATAGTAAAATTAgggaatgttaaataatttaataaaacatttTAAATGGACATGTACTCTCAACATGAAAGGAATGAATGGTAATTAAAAGGTCATGTAAATGCACATAGAAAAGATATGAGATACATATTAATGGATTCAAGAGGGTATAATTGACATAATAGATAATCATGTTCAGTGTAGATGAGAGATAAGCAAAGAATAATTCATGCCATAACATACATGAAAGATGATAGCCATGCAtggatggaagaaaataaaacataagtAAGAAAGGCATAATTCCCTACACTTTTTCTAACGCTTCCTTGTTGCCTATGAGCTTGCCTCTTGTGTTCCTTGTGTTTGCACACAGAATAtatttttgtagagagagaagggagaggattagtgtttgagagaagtgattttctacctataggtgcacccctatttatatacatttggtgatagggtggttgggataattttaaattcaaacggAAGGCAGTTATTAGATTCCTatccataaaattcaaaattctaagCCCAACTCCCAACTGACTTTCGAATTtcgaatttaatttttgtttttagaagGGGTGGTTGTTACACAATATCTTCCTAATATTGATCATTCTAATTATTTTTCAGCTTTTGTTTCCCATAGCAGATTCTGCCCGGCCATGTTCAATGCTTGGCTTTGGTGACATTGTCATTCCTAGTAGGCTGACTTGTTTATTGATGTATTTTCTTGCAAATGTATCCGGCTTTTTGTAGCACTAAGATTAGTGTGTAGAACTTCTTAATTTATATTTGGTATTGGATTCTGATATGTTATAGAAAAAGAGTTGTTCATTAATAAGTGAGTAGGGAGATTGAAATTTTTAAGTGGCTCAACTTGAGGAATGTTAAAATGCAAGTTTTTGAAACAAAGGTAATGCATTTCACCACATTATCTGTCAATTTATAGGGACGCAAAAGTGAGTTTCATGTGGAATGAGGAGGAATGGTTCATGAAACCTCAAAATCCATTGGTAGagcaacaaacaacaacaaaataaaatactaaatgtTATCTTCCTAATTACACTTGATATAACAAAAAAGTTAAATGTAAATTTTTGTGGTAGTGTCATCCTCTACTAACCAGAACTTCTAAGATCTTCATCTAATTTAAGTCCGTAAAATTCTTCTTTGAGATTATTCTAATCTTCAATTTTGTTTCACCTATGGTTAACCACATATTTAATCAATGACTATTTTATAGAGGTTGTATGGTTGTTTCAATCATTGTTCTCTCCGTGACCATTTGAATAGAAAACTTTTCCTATCTCATTTCTGTTATGAAACATGTTTCATATTTTCTTATATGCTTCACAATGTGGAATTAGCCATCAAAAgataatatacttttttttattgtattcccTGTATGTACTGCagaattttatgcatttttcatcTTTCATATTTTCATACTTATGTGCATTTTGGGGTAAAGAGTCAGTGACTTCTATGTCATAATTTTGTTATTTCATTCTTTTGATAAAATACTCTCAGGTATCTTCATAGCATTGGCTTTGCGGCTTGATGTGTCCAGAGAAAAACAGCCTCAATATTTCAAAAGCTCATTTTTAGGATATACTATTGGTTTGGCGCTTTCAATTTTTGTGATAAATTGGTTTCAAGCTGCTCAGGTGACTGGATCTGAgtacttatttcttcttttactttCCCCTTCTGTTATTGGCTTTCGCTCATAATGTCATGATAGTTTAAGATAGaaagtatttaaaaattatattgacaCATATGGCTGATCAAGCATGTGAAAATATATGTTTCTTTGACAATTTTGTGAATAATCTGATGAAATGTATATCCGGCTGACAAAATTAGGGCCAAGTAGTGTGCTGGGCCAG contains:
- the LOC112755583 gene encoding DAR GTPase 3, chloroplastic, whose product is MSSSIVMSVQLSSLWLHNFPAVTPSLFLPSGGGGGGRSSPSALSATPNLSSHSPTVQIVGVKGHDGYGNVNVNSNVFDGFQGDNDYWSDLDNDLYYWTKALRPVQWFPGHIAKAEKELKEQLRLMDVVIEVRDGRIPMSTTHPQMDLWLGNRRRILVLNREDMISTADRNAWAAYFAKQGTKVVFSNGQLGMGTMKLGRLAKELAADVNIKRRAKGLLPRPVRAGIVGYPNVGKSSLINRLLKRRMCPAAPRPGVTRELRWVRFGKDLELLDSPGILPMRISDQSAAIKLAICDDIGERSYDVTDVAAILVQMLTKLPAVGGDALRKRYKIDVDSQCGKTFVEKLALQVFNGNVQQAAFRVLSDFRKGKFGWTALERPPR